One window from the genome of Amaranthus tricolor cultivar Red isolate AtriRed21 chromosome 9, ASM2621246v1, whole genome shotgun sequence encodes:
- the LOC130823612 gene encoding kinesin-like protein KIN-14E yields the protein MTIDRTSNMSHSSRFSSITANGNGSPSHSGAFSNGEDYDSDCASNFAPPTPMTLSMPIPAELAGAIPLINKFQVEGFLRAMQKQIQSSGKRGFFSKKPSGPQSREKFTFEDMLCFQKDPIPTSLLKINSDLVTRATKLFQTILKYMGVDSSDKVTPTSLDERIELVGKLYKHTLKRSELRDELFVQISKQTRNNPDRQYLIKAWELMYLCASSMPPSKEIGAYLSEYVHNVANGVNVDHDIQLLAQNTFNALKRSIKAGPRQIIPGREEIEALLTNKRLTTIVFFLDETFEEITYDMSTTVADAVEELAGIIKLAAFSSFSLFEFRKVVAGSKSSDPGTEEYLGLDENKYIGDLLAEFKAAKERSRGEILHCKLVFKKKLFRESDESVTDPMFVQLSYVQLQHDYILGNYPVGRDDAAQLSALQILVEIGFVSHPELCTDWTSLLERLLPRQIAITRGKQDWEVDIISRYGLMEKLTKEDAREQFLRILRLLPYGNSVFFSVRKIDDPIGLLPGKVILGINKRGVHFFRPVPKEYLHSAELRDIMQFGSSNTAVFFKMRVAGVLHIFQFETKQGEEICVALQTHINDVMLRRYSKARAIANSATNGEIPNHSKSPSTSLTSEVYEKRLQDLCKAIEESQKSIDRLTGELEEKQKLEENLREQLDSLNESSMIERQNVGKIMAEHDNLRSLCNEKESALQSALLEKNSLEVRLGKLSDLLSEQNSKMDLPGSNNQVLHKIQDELRVRSEELHSAEQTVKRLVEEKFSLEQNIRNIERKHAEEIENAAKIFEKERQASKLRVSELEKRLDGARHDLEIAESKLVAKESELSELQNSLKELEELREMKADIDRKNGQTAAILKLQAAQLAELEVLYKEEQALRKRYFNIIEDMKGKIRVYCRVRPLSDKEKADNEKNMVISSDEFTVEHPWKDEKAKQHIYDHVFNGSATQEDVFEDTRYLVQSAVDGYNVCIFAYGQTGSGKTYTIYGTESEPGLTPRATSELFKILKRDSKKFLFSLKVYMLELYQDTLMDLLLSKNAKRLKLDIKKDSKGMVIVENVTIVPVSTFEELRNIIQKGSEQRHISGTQMNEQSSRSHLILSIIIESTNLQTQSAARGKLSFVDLAGSERVKKSGSTGNQLKEAQSINKSLSALGDVISALSTSGQHIPYRNHKLTMLMSDSLGGNAKTLMFVNVSPAESNLDETYNSLTYASRVRSIVNDPNKNVSSKEVARLKKLVAYWKEQAGRRGDDEDLEEIQDERHPKDRSDGRHSM from the exons ATGACAATTGATCGAACCTCCAATATGTCGCACAGTTCAAGATTCTCTTCCATAACCGCCAATGGAAATGGATCTCCATCCCACTCGGGTGCATTTTCTAACGGAGAAGACTATGATAGTGATTGCGCATCAAACTTTGCTCCCCC AACACCAATGACATTGTCGATGCCCATTCCAGCTGAACTTGCAGGTGCTATTCCCTTGATCAATAAATTTCAG GTTGAGGGATTTTTAAGAGCAATGCAAAAGCAGATTCAATCTTCTGGAAAACGTGGTTTTTTCTCAAAGAAACCTTCTGGTCCTCAGAGTAGGGAAAAGTTTACTTTTGAGGACATGCTTTGCTTCCAAAAG GATCCAATTCCAACTTCCTTGCTCAAAATCAATAGTGATTTGGTGACCCGTGCTACAAAATTGTTCCAAACAATTCTCAAGTACATGGGGGTTGACTCTTCAGATAAAGTGACTCCAACAAGCTTAGATGAAAGAATTGAACTGGTTGGAAAACTATATAAGCACACCTTGAAACGCTCAGAGCTCCGTGATGAACTTTTTGTACAAATTTCAAAGCAAACCAGGAACAATCCTGACAG GCAGTATCTGATAAAAGCATGGGAGCTTATGTACTTATGTGCATCCTCAATGCCCCCAAGCAAGGAAATTGGTGCCTACCTTTCTGAATATGTTCACAATGTTGCTAATGGTGTAAATGTAGACCATGACATCCAGTTGCTTGCTCAAAACACGTTTAATGCTTTAAAGCGCTCTATCAAGGCTGGACCTAGGCAAATAATTCCGGGACGAGAAGAGATAGAAGCTCTCTTGACTAATAAAAGACTTACAACGATTGTGTTTTTCCTGGATGAAACATTTGAAGAAATCACCTATGACATGTCAACTACTGTAGCAGATGCAGTTGAG GAACTTGCTGGAATTATCAAACTCGCTGCATTTTCTAGCTTTAGTTTGTTTGAATTTCGCAAAGTTGTTGCAGGATCTAAATCAAGTGATCCTGGAACCG AGGAGTATTTAGGTTTAGATGAAAACAAATACATTGGTGATCTGCTTGCTGAGTTTAAGGCAGCAAAGGAACGCAGTAGAGGGGAAATCTTGCACTGTAAGTTGGTATTCAAGAAAAAGCTGTTTCGAGAGTCTGATGAATCTGTAACTGACCCTATGTTTGTGCAGCTGTCATATGTTCAA CTCCAACATGATTATATATTGGGTAACTACCCTGTTGGAAGGGATGACGCTGCACAGTTGTCTGCACTCCAGATCTTGGTTGAGATTGGATTTGTTAGTCATCCAGAGTTGTGCAC TGATTGGACTTCACTTTTAGAGAGATTATTACCAAGGCAAATTGCAATAACTCGTGGAAAGCAGGATTGGGAGGTGGATATTATTTCTCGATATGGGTTGATG GAAAAGTTGACTAAAGAAGATGCAAGAGAGCAATTTTTAAGGATTTTGAGATTACTTCCCTATGGAAATTCTGTGTTTTTTAGTGTTCGCAAGATTGATGATCCCATTGGCCTTCTACCCGGGAAAGTCATTCTAGGAATTAACAAACGTGGG GTTCACTTTTTCCGTCCTGTTCCTAAAGAGTACTTGCACTCAGCCGAGCTAAGAGATATAATGCAGTTTGGTAGTAGCAACACTGCAGTGTTCTTTAAAATGCGAGTTGCTGGTGTTCTTCATATATTCCAGTTTGAGACTAAGCAG GGCGAAGAAATATGTGTTGCTCTTCAGACCCATATAAATGATGTGATGTTACGTCGCTACTCCAAAGCGAGAGCTATTGCCAACAGTGCAACAAATGGAGAAATTCCTAACCATTCAAAGTCTCCTTCTACTAGCCTTACATCAGAAGTTTATGAAAAGCGTCTTCAAGATCTGTGCAAAGCTATTGAAGAATCTCAGAAGAGCATTGACCGA TTAACAGGAGAGTTAgaggaaaaacaaaagttagAGGAGAATTTACGTGAACAGTTGGATTCTTTGAACGAGTCATCAATGATTGAGAGGCAAAATGTGGGAAAGATTATGGCAGAGCATGACAATCTCCGGTCCTTGTGTAATGAAAAGGAATCTGCACTCCAG TCAGCATTGCTAGAAAAGAACAGCCTCGAAGTGAGATTAGGAAAGCTAAGTGATCTATTATCTGAGCAAAATTCCAAGATGGACTTGCCTGGATCAAACAATCAG GTTCTTCATAAGATACAAGATGAACTAAGAGTGCGGAGCGAAGAATTGCATTCTGCTGAACAAACTGTGAAGAGACTAGTTGAAGAAAAGTTTTCACTGGAACAGAATATTCGTAATATCGAAAGAAAACATGCAGAGGAG ATTGAAAACGCAGCGAAAATTTTTGAGAAAGAACGCCAAGCATCAAAACTTCGTGTCTCAGAGCTTGAGAAGAGACTAGATGGAGCAAGACATGATTTAGAGATTGCTGAGTCAAAACTTGTTGCGAAGGAGTCAGAGTTGTCCGAATTACAAAATAGTCTGAAGGAGCTAGAGGAATTGAGGGAAATGAAAGCG GATATTGATAGAAAGAATGGACAAACTGCAGCTATCCTAAAGCTGCAAGCTGCGCAACTGGCTGAGTTGGAAGTGTTGTATAAGGAAGAGCAAGCATtaaggaaaagatattttaaCATCATAGAAG ACATGAAAGGCAAGATTAGAGTTTACTGTCGTGTTAGGCCTTTAAGTGATAAAGAAAAGGCTGATAACGAAAAAAACATGGTTATAAGTTCAGATGAGTTTACAGTTGAGCATCCATGGAAAGATGAAAAGGCCAAACAACATATATATGATCATGTTTTCAATGGGAGTGCGACCCAAGAAGATGTATTTGAGGATACAAGG TATTTAGTGCAATCGGCTGTGGATGGATATAATGTCTGTATATTTGCTTATGGACAAACTGGCTCTGGAAAGACATATACCATTTACGGAACAGAAAGTGAACCTGGGCTTACCCCCCGTGCCACTTCGGAACTTTTCAAGATTCTGAAAAGAGATAGCAAAAAGTTTTTGTTTTCATTGAAG GTTTATATGCTGGAGCTATATCAAGATACATTAATGGATTTGCTATTGTCAAAAAATGCAAAACGGTTGAAACTAGACATCAAAAAGGATTCAAAG GGGATGGTCATTGTGGAAAATGTGACAATTGTACCTGTGTCCACATTTGAGGAGTTGAGAAATATCATTCAGAAAGGATCTGAACAAAGGCATATTTCCGGAACCCAAATGAATGAACAGAGTTCAAGATCACATCTTATActgtcaattatcattgaaagTACTAATCTTCAAACACAGTCGGCAGCGAGAGGGAAG TTAAGTTTTGTTGATCTTGCTGGCTCTGAACGGGTGAAGAAGTCAGGGTCAACAGGTAATCAACTGAAAGAAGCACAAAGCATCAACAAGTCACTTTCGGCTCTTGGAGATGTTATTAGTGCCTTATCAACCAGCGGACAGCATATACCATATAGAAATCATAAACTGACAATGCTGATGAGTGATTCCCTTGGTGGCAATGCAAAGACACTGATGTTTGTAAATGTGTCTCCTGCTGAATCAAATTTAGATGAGACTTACAATTCTTTAAC GTATGCATCTAGAGTTAGATCTATTGTAAATGATCCGAACAAAAATGTCTCCTCAAAAGAAGTTGCTAGGTTGAAGAAGCTTGTTGCTTATTGGAAGGAGCAAGCAGGTAGAAGAGGAGACGATGAAGATCTTGAGGAGATCCAAGATGAAAGACATCCCAAGGATAGATCCGATGGCCGTCATTCTATGTAA
- the LOC130824114 gene encoding uncharacterized protein LOC130824114, with protein sequence MGIERDPIKIEEDKAKAASILRHHLTDSLKHEYTNYEDPKLLWEELNERFSYYKSVLLPKAIDEWRPVGSIPFNETNMIKRNVRYRSRGNYFIRGRGRGKYHEKNGMNTFEQGKFYGRGRGRGHGLSCGCKHKSTCNRCGMTGHWGRTCRTAKHLVDLYQAFQKNKGKGAEANFVNEASTSGPTLDVSDFFNKDVNLHKLDPQEEDNYIF encoded by the exons ATGGGTATCGAAAGAGATCCCataaaaattgaggaagataagGCAAAAGCTGCATCAATTTTGAGACATCATTTAACCGACAGTCTCAAACACGAATACACCAATTATGAGGACCCAAAATTACTTTGGGAAGAGCTAAATGAAAGATTTAGCTATTATAAAAGTGTACTTCTCCCAAAGGCCATCGATGAATG GAGACCTGTAGGGTCTATACCCTTTAATGAGACAAATATGATTAAGAGGAATGTGCGCTATCGAAGTCGTGGGAACTATTTCATAAGAGGCAGAGGTCGTGGAAAATATCACGAAAAGAACGGCATGAATACTTTTGAACAAGGAAAATTCTATGGCCGTGGTCGTGGTCGTGGTCACGGACTTAGTTGTGGCTGC AAACACAAAAGCACATGTAATAGATGTGGCATGACAGGACATTGGGGGCGAACTTGTCGTACCGCCAAACATTTAGTGGATTTATATCAAGCTTTCcagaaaaataaaggaaaagggGCGGAAGCAAATTTTGTTAATGAAGCAAGTACATCTGGGCCCACCTTAGATGTCTCCGATTTCTTTAATAAGGATGTGAACCTCCACAAACTTGATCCCcaagaagaagataattacaTCTTTTGA